The DNA region AATAAGAATAATGTTAGAATTTtcagtattttatatctaaataaacaatattagacgattatctaaataaacaatatgaaTATGTTTTACTGTAAATTTCAACATTTCTTCTTAATCAACATAACTAtgctattattttctatattgaatttaaaaaatttgataagttAAACATGTGACATGCTCTTGCcggaaattattcattaaataattagtGCGTCCCTCGATATGTTATATCTGTAGTGTACAGTCGGTACAATCGTGTATTTCTACTTTAAAGtttcctatcttttctttttcgataatttatGCTACACAgggagattttctttttctattaaattcaacattttctttacaaatctttctatttttcgaaatattttgatcATTGCGAAGAAGTaactaattaaattatatataccacGACACCTACTCCATTCTTTACGAGtaatttgcaatattttttattaaatacatacaaaagatgtagttattaatataatattattttctaaatgaattaatacaattaataataaatatcatttaagcattttaaaaaaacataatcattaataataataaataataatgtttgtttttttccaataaataaatatataacttgaAAAGAATACTATCGaacattattaattagtaaaatggatttttattctagatttctatttttaatttatattcgcatcagtaataattaaattctgtaCTTAGACGtcgataatatagaaaattatacaaaaatggTAAAGGAATTTTAAAAACTCCAAAAACTAAAatccttttacttttcattagatttaattaacttatatttttttaattaacttataatgtttgaaaatattatgttttttcaatatagagaaaaaaataaacatcgaCATTTCATGGAAAGAGTCACATTTATGTAGATCCAgtagtaaagaaaatattgatcatAGAAGTTAACTACTTGGTAACGCAATATAGCTACTCAGTCTTTGTACTAGTTATGATTGAGTACATTCTTTTCCGATCCGCTAGTATATAGAGTTAATTATGTCAAGTAAATTTTTAAGATTCTGCATTACTTTTTTAACCTTGTTGCATcatataaatagtaaaatactTCGTGGGACTCTCATAACGCgtgatgtattaaaaaaaaatttatttagtttttgaAATAGAAGCATCTGTAGAcgcaaaatatatttcgtatagCAACATTTTACGAAGTTACGTTGtttgaattgaaaaatatacgaaattatataattttttttttgaattcgataaaaatatttcaatgtgaATCATTCTATGCctgtttaaattataattgatgAATTATCGATTAACCAAACAaatcattatacatataaaattatgcaATGTACATATAGCgtattaaatgaaaacatttaaaaaaatatttttaacaatatgttttgtaaagatgataatatgtatattttttacagaATTGGGCCTTTCTTGCAAGATTTTGTTTTCTCACAAAACAAGGCATATTTCGGTATGATTTAGAAATTGAGGGTGAAAATAGTTCGCTAAATCTTTTACTGTATTATGATGCGCCTCATCAATGGCCTAGTGTGTATCCTTCAAACAAAACatgcgaagaaaaagaatctattTTAAGCATAACAAATGGTCAGATAGTACAATTGTCTGCATTGACATCAATCAAATCTGGATgtgatgtaaaaaataattcatcgcTACATTGCAATAGCTACAGAAGATTTCAATCATCCAGACCAACATGGTGGTTCATCGTATTATCAGATTGTTCTACTAAAACAGGTTTAAATGTTACATATTGGATTTCATTAACAAATGCACCTCCAGGTAACATATGGAAAGAACACTTTTCTGCAGATGAATTTTGCAAGTATTTTTTCTGTAAAAatctttactattattactaaatctttactttacttaatatggtaatatattatttttaatggatatttttttaattacagatATACTAccagaattattaataacagcTTGCATTTATATAGTACTTCtcatattatgtttttatgtaGCTGTACAATTACGTTCAAGAAGACTCCTACAtgtttcatataaattatttatgggTTCTCTTCTATGTCAGCTAATGGgcattttattagaaatttacaGTTATTTTAATCTCGCATTGAAAGGAGTTTTTATAACTAGTGCTTCTTTAGTGGGTCATCTTTTAGAAGCATGTTCAGAAACTTTATATACAGTGCTTATGCTACTGTTAGCATTCGGCTACACTATCACTAAAAGTGCATTAACACCTAAACAAATTCGATGGCttacatatttcatttgtcTTAGTGCAGCTTGTCAGCTGgcgttatatatgtatcaatttGAGATCTTTGATCCTGGTTTAGTCCTTTATATCTATGAATCACCACCAGGTTATGGACTAGTAGCATTGAAATTGATTGCATGGATTATATTTGTTCTTCGTTGTTTTAAAACAACTAAGAAGATGACAAAAAAAGTCCATTTTTATGCATCTCTACTTTCTTTAGGATCAGCATGGTTCTTATGTCATCCATTGACGGTAGTTAATTAAACTTATTCAAACACATaagcaaataataaatatatatatatataaaatgctaACTAATTATATGCTAACTAATTAATGCTAACTATTAATAATTCCATAGACATGCTttactatatacatagaaaatacAAAGATGCTTTGTCGATTTCACAGGTACTGTGTATTACTGTGCTTGTAGACAAGTGGATAAGGGAGAGTGTGGTAAGAGGATGCTCTCTTTGGATTGTTCTTGTGGGGCATGCAACATTTCTTTACGTTACACGGCCTACTATTGCAAATTCGCGTTTTCCATTTCATATTAGAACATGCCAAGTAGTTCCAGTTGGCGGTAATGGACAAAATCACAGTTATGAGCCTCGATTCCGAAAAGTAGTTACAGCATTCACAATctcataattgttattatctcttcctcttattcttaGGAGTAATATGTAAAAAGTACGAAATGATGGATAAAATTTCTATGAggtgtaaataatatttacatcatTATTATGCTTTTAGAatgtttttatcttaaaatatttctagcatgcatatatcattaaaattattatttacctaAAAATAGTgttcataaaaatgtatattgtattaaatccatataaacaaacatttatataatcttGTGTAACTGTGAATATATCTTTGATGTTTCTGTATTGCCTACCAATATCTTTGTAGGTATTTATTCGTGTATTTACAACTTCAAGATAAATCTATTATTCATTTCAACAGAGAAAATGCTTGCTGATTATGAgccattttttaattcaatcacACGAACCATCTAACCATCCATCTCTCCACCTTTGGTCAACTAATTTGCAATCAAATTCTGGTTTACCTAACTTTTTGTTTACCTTATTATGAACAGCACATAGCCATTGACTCAAGATTTTCTGTGAGTCAGTTTGTGGTggcatattttttaattgttcttgAAAATCTTCTGCGCAAGTGTGGCAGGGATAAaacttagaaaatatatacatgaattttttcatatcacttttttgttcttcactTGGATGATCAGGATAGCGGGCTGCCATTGTATGTAAAAATGCCCATGTTTTTGAACCTATTTCATCTCTAGTTAACGGACAATCATCACGTTGAGTAGTAGTAATGTTTGTACTAGTATTATTTGCTTGCTGCTTTTGAGCATCATtctaaaagagataaatagattatttctatttttttttttttttttgtttttttttttaatatttatttctattaaacatACCTTTCCTGAATCAAAAATTTGCTGCTGTAACTTTACCCATGTTTTAAAGTCAGTGCACGTTCGACAGGGCTTTTCcattttaacatatttattataaaattgcgTTATAAGAACTTGTAGAAACGTGTACTCATAACGTCATTCTATAAAACATAACCTTTTATTGCCAATAATCTCAGAAATTGATTTTCATACGAGCACCATCTTTCGTTCGAATCGTGTACGATTTCAGCGACAAGTATGGAcaaaatattaactataagCACAATAAGGAAACACTATCCTTATATAAAGTAGAGATGCGACTATACCATCGGCATATAAGCTTATATAGGCTACATATGTCCACTCGTAACCTAAAAATCGATTTAGTGTATgacaaaaattttgttatgtaGTAAAAGTAATAGTGCATTTCACAAACATAAGCAAAAACCATATGCCAGATTATACTTTTctgattatttaatatttatattgatatataaattaatgttgcGTCGTGAAGGCGCAACTACGAGAGCGTTTCCAGATACGCGTCTCGCACCGAACCAGCAATGTTAGTCAATTTGCACGGAGAATTTCTCCCATCTCTTCCTTCTCGTCAGAGTTATAAACCTACTAGTCGCAATGAATAAGGGCGGCAACACTAAACTAGAATACCGTTGAAGGCCGTCAGCAAAATATCGCTCACCGCGTTTTCGCAAATTAATGGGAGAACGCatgttttattaaagaatCCCGTGAAACTCGCGCGAAGTAGATgcgcgataataaaaattgcgCGAATTGAAGCTATCATagtatatttgttaaaataagaTACAAATGTTGATGTATTTTGTGTAACGATATGTAATTAGTTGTGCTGGCTATTTCTAAAGGAATGATGTTTATTAGCCAGTAATGTTTAATAAGACTCAAGAGTCTACATGTCATAAGTCTGAAAGATGTAACTTCACTGTCTTTTTGGCGTCTTTAGAACTATCCGCGAAGACTGTAGTGAAATTaggaaagggaataaaaaggGCGGAGTTGAAGTATGATCTGAGcatggaaaggaaaggaatagaTGCCCATTGGTCAGGGGTGGGTCAAGATAATTCGTtggaatgtttaaatattccaTATGTGCCATTTTGTTCTAGTAATCCTGTAGACTAGAGGGTgtcaatgaatatttcaagGCTAAACGCCAAACAACCATTGGCTCGTTGCGCCTAGGCgtttactttcattatttatttattgcccGGCTCGACACATTATTGAAAACTAGGTACTTGACTAAAAATGCCTAAGCTCGGACAGTTTTTATCTATACATTTTCTTAGCGAGTATCCAACAAGTTGGGATGATATTACTAATATATGATCCTTAGGAGAAAGTACTGTGAACAATTGACGAACGCACGTGTACGTCaacaattaataagaataaataaaaataataaagaaattagaattttttaatgtgtttttctaaaaaattattttagaattctaccaatctatttatttgttgAACTATgattagattttaatataagatGTAAGTACTTCAattgtttagttggaattagattgaaaagatattggaaaagttttaaaatattcaatcattcgctcggtaatacttaCATCCCATAAGATTTCGATACATCCTAAGTATCAGCGACCTTGATGGTGGTTGCTGCATTCGAAGACCCACGGATTAACGATGATTCTACTCTGTTCTAAAATCCACGTTCCGTGATTTTGTTATATGATACCATGCCGCAATGTCTTTCCGCTTCGGGAGCTTTAGGCTTTTTAACTAATAGAAGATGTGTGAGAGCATATTTACGGATAGCTCCATTGTCCGACACCATCAACTTCGGACATAACGGATTACTAAGCACAACCGTTCGTTCGAATATCAAACAATAAAAAACGGAAACCACAGTAGGACTTTTGTTACACGTTCATGACATTCGTATGAATGTTAAAATAACGGTgactactctaaaatccgcattcgcgaagtaatctaatcgaattttcgagcgaaaaaatgaaattcacaGTAGAACTTTTATTCGCACTCACGTGAATGGAAAACTACTCTATAATCTATGTTCCCGGGTGTTGCAAGCTATCAAACGAAATTTAATCTCACCCATGAACACCCACCcttgtgcacgccgacacgcgcACCAGTGTTCTTCTATTCTTCCCGTATTCtcgtgtaaaaatcgatgatgaatcgagtTATTCGACGATATATCGGAATCATCCGATTGCAAATGAATCTATTCCTCAATGATCCAgactgaaaaagaagaagaaaaggagaaaatatcaaataatccTAGTCGCTTATGCTAGCGAGTTGGGACCTTGATACTTCCTTGTGTGCTCGATTCAGCTTCCTGTGCACAATGATTCAATGCACTTTCAGTAGTCTGTTGACATGTGAATATTCTATACGTTTCGGAGCTATGACTAATATAAAActcgattatttttagataaaattatgaatttaattgaattttagaaaagagaaaatatacaaaatttatcattCAAGTTTAacgtaaaacatttttaatacgaatgaattttggaaaagaaaatgtgcaaaatttatgcctccattttaataataaaaagtcatgaaatataaaagaatccTATTCGTGTACGTGTGGCAATGTGGGACCGAAAACAAAAAGTTACGTCGTTTCAGTCTTTCAAATCTATATTTCTACACTTTATCATAAGAGCATTTTGAGGGACAAcatagtaaaattaaaatataactaaGTACCATTCTCGAAAGTTTTTGATGAATCTTTGAAAATAACTCAACAGCCAATAGTTGCCTTCTTGAACTACAGTTTGTGGGAACTTCTTCAGCATATAGccttttctttgcttcgtgTCCTAACTTAATCGATTATCACTCAAAAACTGATTCAACAAAATTTGATTCCATATTCTAAAATATGGAATAAAATACTAATACAATCCTAACGTATTTGAAAAGTATAAACCATATTTTTTTGGATAGAAActgattattatctttccgAGAGATAGAATCAGTATATTAATTACTGAAAATTCTGTaagttaaaaattcattaacttATCATCTATGCCTACGAAATATGAATCTGAAAAaagtctctttgttttttagcaTATACTTGACtcaacttttctatttcaaaagCAATAACTTTATCAAGActtctcttttatcaattcaaattgattaaatatttaattaataattatttaaaaatataaagtaacaCTTTGACGCTTTTTCTTATAAGcgagtatttttattattataaaaaaatcatgaacCAATTTCACTTGTAAttcagaaattatttatcgtgaATGTCTTCTTGGTCATTAGAACTCATGAATatcaattctttattatttccacacaagaaaaatattttaaaatgcattaaaatatttaaaatttaaaataattataaaagcgtttgaataaaaaaactCTATcctaatctaataaataaatcaaaaaataagtTTCAAACTATTCACAATAAATCTCCGAAGAAATTTACTCGTGATCATTCAATCCTCTTCTACTAATAATTACAACCAGTCACTCTTGCTGATTTAGACCATTCGTTCTCGACATGATTGAGTGATCGGAGAgacttaaaaattcacttaTTACTTAAAAAGTTCTGCGATGTctccaaaacactcgttcGCAATTTAGATCGAAATTGAGGGTGGATAATTTATAGGTGGTTGAAAATGAGGTAGGTCAACATCGAAGTTGAATGAGTTCCTCTTCAGTAATGCACTGACTCTAATTCGTGGTAGTTATTTATTAACGGACAGTCACTGAATTTACTTCGCGAAACTCTactgtcttttataaatatagtcTGTATGactgttaaaataaaaaaacactTTACGAACAAACACTAACTCCAAGGACTGCATTGTACGCAATCAATACAAAAACACTTGTTGTTTAAATTGCGAAACACAAACGAACACACACATTGATTCTACTTggcgaaatttttattttaccgaTACAAACAGTCAATTTGTATCGGTAATTTGTATCGGGCATTGCTATGCGTGCGATTGCAATAAAATtctgaaacagaaaaatacaacaaaaataattagtacca from Vespa velutina chromosome 3, iVesVel2.1, whole genome shotgun sequence includes:
- the LOC124947715 gene encoding FAD-linked sulfhydryl oxidase ALR yields the protein MEKPCRTCTDFKTWVKLQQQIFDSGKNDAQKQQANNTSTNITTTQRDDCPLTRDEIGSKTWAFLHTMAARYPDHPSEEQKSDMKKFMYIFSKFYPCHTCAEDFQEQLKNMPPQTDSQKILSQWLCAVHNKIYLEVVNTRINTYKDIGRQYRNIKDIFTVTQDYINVCLYGFNTIYIFMNTIFRIRGRDNNNYEIVNAVTTFRNRGS
- the LOC124947713 gene encoding transmembrane protein 145-like; translation: MSSKFLRFCITFLTLLHHINSKILRGTLITRDNWAFLARFCFLTKQGIFRYDLEIEGENSSLNLLLYYDAPHQWPSVYPSNKTCEEKESILSITNGQIVQLSALTSIKSGCDVKNNSSLHCNSYRRFQSSRPTWWFIVLSDCSTKTGLNVTYWISLTNAPPGNIWKEHFSADEFYILPELLITACIYIVLLILCFYVAVQLRSRRLLHVSYKLFMGSLLCQLMGILLEIYSYFNLALKGVFITSASLVGHLLEACSETLYTVLMLLLAFGYTITKSALTPKQIRWLTYFICLSAACQLALYMYQFEIFDPGLVLYIYESPPGYGLVALKLIAWIIFVLRCFKTTKKMTKKVHFYASLLSLGSAWFLCHPLTVLCITVLVDKWIRESVVRGCSLWIVLVGHATFLYVTRPTIANSRFPFHIRTCQVVPVGGNGQNHSYEPRFRKVVTAFTIS